The genomic window AAGTTTTGCGATACCTGTCAGCTATATCGTCCTCCTCGTGCCTTTCACTGCTCAATCTGCAATAACTGTGTCCAAAGGTTTGATCATCACTGTCCTTGGGTTGGTCAGTGCATCGCCTTGGTAAGTCTTACTATTAATTCTCACTTCCTAGACAAAGAACTGAGTAAGATCTATGAGTTGATATGTTATCTACGGGCTTTTGTTTTGCAGCGTAACTATCCATTCTTCGTCTGTTTCTTATCATGTTCAACACTCCTCTGCATCTACGTTTTCGTCTTCTCATGGGTCAGCATGCTTAAAGTCCATGGGGAATTCTATGTTGTTCTCGCTGATGACTTAATATTAGGTGTTCTTGGTCTCTACTGCTTTGTTTCCGTTTGGTTTGTTGGTGGACTTACTGTCTTCCACTTCTACCTTATCTGCACCAACCAGGCAAGATTCTTTAGCTTTTAACGTAGTTTCCAAGTAGCTTTTACTGTTGGTCTGATTCTCTTGTTATGTTTTGCAGACGACTTGTGAGAATTTTCGGTACCATTACGACAAGAAGGAAAACCCTTACCGAAAGGGGATCTTAGAGAACTTCAAGGAGCTATTCTTTGCAAAAATTCCACCACCTTTGATCAATTTCAGAGATTGGTcgccagaagaagaagacgatgtgGAGGTTGGATCCATAGCCTCTGAGCTAGTCAGAGCCTTTGGTCCAAAAGACACGAAAATGAGCAGTGGAAAGTCTGATTCCGAAGCTAGAGAACGGTAACAACGGTGGCACGGCTGTCAAGAGATAAGTATGGATGAAGACGCCACAACGACTGCTTTGGTCTACCAAGAACCAGCGGAAAACAAGGAGAAGCTCGAGCGTGGAAGTGAGATCAAGATAGGCCAAAGTAAAGGACAAACAGGTGTAAAATCTACTTTTGTAATTCAAAGCCATGtagctctctttctctctttactcGTCAAGAtgagttttaaactttttccCATTAAGAATAGGAATTAGGAGAATTGGTGTACATAAATAATCGTTTCTTGCGTTACAGGTAATTCAATTTGGTGTTTATTATTGtctccatctttctttttaggGTTCATATAATGTATAGTGTTTCTTAGGTCTTACGGTAAGGggtttataagaaaagaagaaaaatttgccaatagagaaaacaaagagacagAGGGATGtgaagagatgatgatgattcgttgatatgtttaatattctatttctatatataaaaaagctCAAAATACTTTACCAATTGAGCAAAagctatatacatatataacaataatatcTCATCTTATTTTTGTGAGATCTTTAATCAaattgacttcttcttcttctttttttttgctgaaaGCATTCATAGAACaaactaattacaaaaataatcgAAGAAGTGAAGCATttataaaaggaaaagaagaaagaagatgaagaaaaacacaaatgatGGAAAAAATCTAGGTGTGAAGCACGTTTGATTGAGAGATGATTTGACTTGGCTTCACCAGCTCATTGTTGCATCATTCTATTtatctaataatatttatagatataGTTGGCCGACCAAtgaaataacaatatttttaagtaataaaaatctaagttaaacaagaaattattCCTTCTTAGTTCGAACAGACATCCTCCTATTAGCGTAATCACTTGTCCTAATTACATACATTGTCCCCATTATCTCATTTACTCCTGTCTGAATATTCGGTAATGAGAttggaataaaaaatatatttattaccaaaagaaaaaggaaagagaaaagagaaaaggggCAAAAGAGATCGCAATTTTGCAAAACAGCGAAAATAGTTCTTTGTGATTTTCGAGTGAGAGAGACGACAGCTTCCATTATCCCCTGTCTCTCTCCCTCTCGAACTACAAATCAAATTCGAGTGTTTTCATAttgttaatctttttcttcaaggaaagaagagattttgttttccgtTTCTGGGGGTTTTTCTTGATTCTGATCTCTGATctgatctcatcatcattgtcCGTGGATTCTCCGATGGGTTTCTGATTGTGGgttctttcaaatttcttcacttttggagcttttcttctctctgtcttttgttttccctcAGCTATGGCTTGGAATGAGACCAAACTCAAGAGGCTCTATCAAGTTTGGAGAGGAAGCAATGTAAGTCCTGACATTTTCCACTTTGCTTTCGTTTCTTTCACATTTTCATAACCTGGAGAAGATTTATCACATAGGTTTTGGTCATTAATGAAATCGCTCTTGGATTCCTTTGAGTCCAAGTCATAGCATTTCAGACTCTTGActctttattttggtaatgaaataagaaagaagcaaaccaGTTTTGTATCTAATTGTCACCTTCCGTTGACTCAGTTTAGCTCTTGTGTTTTAGATCATTTTAGACTCTTGACTCTTATTCATTCTCTTAGTAGTTGTAGTTGTTACTATCTTGAGTCTTGATTGTTCTTATATGGAAGTTTTCAGGCGATGGTCATTGGAAGCTATGGATTTAAAACTGACTTtgattttccatttttctttgaagaaatttcTATGTGGCGGGAGGCTAATATTTGGTCCTGATGCATCATCTCTATATCTATCAACCATCTTGATCCTTGGTCCTGCTGTAATGTTCTTTGTCAAAATGTACACTAAAATGGCTGATCCTCGTACCAAGAATCCAAATCTATGTATTCCAATTCTCTGTGTGTCTTGGATACTCACAATTTTGGTATGTCTTCTGCTTTCGaactttttttaaatgatttttttgtgtgtaaaaaGTGAACTAAAGTTTCAATAGTTTTCTTCAGGATATATTTTTCCTCTTAATGACATCTAGTAGAGATCCCGGGATTGTGCCAAGAAGTTTTAGGCCTCCGGAAACCGATGATGCACCGGATTCAACTACTCCATCGATGGAATGGGTTAGCGGTAGAACCCCTAATATAAGAATACCACGGGTCAAAGATGTAACTGTTAATGGACATACCGTAAAAGTGAAATTCTGTGACACTTGTTTGCTTTACCGTCCACCTAGAGCTTCTCATTGTTCCATATGCAACAACTGTGTCCAGAGATTTGATCATCACTGCCCTTGGGTTGGCCAGTGCATTGGAGTGGTAAGTTTACTCCATGACTCTTGCCATATATTCCCGGTTCTATGTTTTGAACTTGTTTGGATTCTTTTGCAGCGAAATTACCGGTTCTTCTTCATGTTCATATCAACATCAACCACTCTGTGCATATATGTGTTTGCCTTTTCTTGGTTGAACATATTTCAAAGACATATGGATGAAAAGATTAGCATCTGGAAAGCTATATCCAAAGATGTTCTATCGGATATTCTCATAGTTTACTGCTTCATTACTGTTTGGTTTGTTGGAGGACTCACAATATTTCATTCCTATCTCATCTGTACTAACCAGGTGATTAGAAAGATATATGCTTTCGTACATTTCAggtctttctttttctgttcgctctgttttgttttaatggtGAAAATCTGTTTTGTGCAGACGACTTATGAGAATTTCCGATACCGTTATGATAAGAAGGAGAATCCATACAACAAAGGAATTTTGGGGAACATATGGGAAATATTTCTGTCTAAGATTCCTCCATCAATGAACAAGTTTAGATCATTTGTCAAGGAAGAAgattatatgatgatgatggttgaAACTCCTACTTCAAATCTAGGTGAAAGTCTAGTTAGCTCGAAAGAGAAGATTGATATCGAAATGGGAGGAGGAAGGATTGTTGATGAGAGTGGAAAGAGCTACTCTCTACCTGAGATTCTCCGGAATCTAAACTATGAAGATCTTGAGGATGATTGTGAGGAAGATGACTTGAAGGCTAAggatcatcaccaccaccatcaccatcaacatcaacataaTGAGGGAATCATCCCTCCTTTTGACCCTTTTTTTACCAATGAGATTGGTAGTAACAAAGATgagagaaatggagaagaatCAGGAGGATCTTCAAGTGATGGTGAAAATACAGGGAAACGCGTTCGGGTCtcagatgaagatgaagagaaagttGAAGGGTATGAACGAAATTGGAGTACAGATAAAGGTATGAATATAAACGCAGGATCTGAAGATGGAGCAAGCTCTCCTGTATCCACTTCACCAATGCTTCGTAAATAGAGGTAATCAAGCTTTACCTCTGTGTTTCTCTAGTTGCTAAAGCAAGTTGCTTGCTTTTCAAGAAACCGTTCTCAGCCCTAAAGCTTtacctctttgtttttttttacttgctAGAGAAGGAAGGACTTGAAGCTGGAGAAATGGAGTTTGTGCTTTATCATTCTTTTAATTCTGTTTCATATAATTGTGGGaaaaaaaatccgaaaaaTAACAATCATCTTAGAAAATTGTGAGTTTGAGcactagatttttttatttttaaaattctccTTTTTagttgtatttatatataccaGAATGGTCTGGATATCACCAGCATCacatattttctctcttttttatttttccttttttgttataaaaaaagatttggacCACGAATTTGTAACGTATATACTGTTGTCGGAattatttttccttattttattggttgattttcatattttatttgtttctaatgatttatcaatcacatatttttctttcaaaaatgttCTGTTAAATAACGAAATCgcaaaaataaaacagtgATATTATCAAGAAGACAAtgcaaatcaagaaaaaccAATTAATTATCGCCACGTGTCTGGCTCCCACATCAGAATTCAGATTTTCACAAGATGAGatttttcacaaatataaaTCACCACACagcctcatcttcttcctctagcTGCTTTTGCTCTCTATCTCACTCTTTGCTTCTGCAACTCACAGTCAATGGCGGCTGAAATGGCGTTAGTGAAACCCATCTCCAAGTTCTCTTCCCCAAAGCTCTCAAACCCGAGCAAATTCCTCTCCGGCCGACGTTTCTCCACCGTGATCAGAATGTCAGCCTCTTCCTCACCGCCTCCTCCAACCACCGCCACCTCGAAGTCCAAGAAGGGAACGAAGAAAGAGATTCAAGAGTCGCTTCTTACTCCGAGGTTCTACACGACGGACTTCGAGGAAATGGAACAGCTTTTCAACACGGAGATCAACAAGAACCTTAACGAAGCAGAGTTCGAGGCTCTGCTTCAAGAGTTCAAGACCGATTACAACCAGACACATTTCGTGAGGAACAAGGAGTTTAAAGAAGCTGCAGACAAATTGCAAGGACCTCTCCGACAGATCTTCGTTGAGTTCCTTGAGCGGTCTTGTACTGCTGAGTTCTCTGGTTTCCTTCTCTACAAGGAGCTTGGTCGAAGACTCAAGGTGAgaatttaagaatatatatggCTTTAAGTAATAGTCAAGTCTCAATTGTTATGAGTTTTCAAGTGTGGTTGTTGGTTTGATGTTCCTTGTCTACGTTATGCTTGAAGCTATGCTCATTAGGTGGAAGTTAGAGCACATGTGagacttgttgttgtttctttggATCATTTTATTGGcttgattttgaatctttgatcTGATGGCATTGCAGAAAACAAACCCTGTTGTGGCTGAGATCTTCTCTCTTATGTCTAGAGATGAAGCAAGACATGCCGGGTAAGATCTCTTAACACTAAGGACCTCTCTTTTTAATCTAAGTGTTTCAATTTTGAtgataaactttttttggCAGGTTCTTGAACAAGGGATTGTCTGATTTCAACTTGGCTCTTGATTTGGGTTTCCTGACAAAGGCAAGGAAATACACTTTCTTCAAGCCAAAATTCATCTTCTACGCGACTTACTTATCCGAGAAAATCGGGTACTGGAGATACATCACAATCTACAGACACCTCAAGGAAAACCCTGAGTTCCAATGTTACCCAATCTTCAAGTACTTTGAGAACTGGTGTCAAGACGAGAACCGTCATGGtgatttcttctctgctttgaTGAAAGCTCAGCCTCAGTTCCTCAATGACTGGCAAGCCAAGCTCTGGTCTCGCTTCTTCTGCCTCTCGGTAATTAAACTAAACTCTCTTTAGTTCTCAATGTGTCTTGCACATTGGCCTAACCAGTAAGAGGATTGGCTTTACAGGTTTATGTGACAATGTACCTCAATGACTGCCAAAGAACTAATTTCTACGAGGGTATCGGGTTAAACACAAAGGAGTTCGATATGCATGTCATCATCGAGGTAAAGGAACTTGAAACAAGAAGATTAATATTAACCTGTGTTATGTTCctttttctgaaaatgttgAGATTTGTTTCAGACAAACCGAACCACGGCAAGAATATTCCCTGCGGTGCTGGATGTTGAGAACCCTGAGTTCAAGAGGAAACTGGATAGAATGGTTGTGAGCTATGAGAAGCTGCTGGCTATAGGAGAAACAGATGATGCTTCCTTCATCAAGACCCTCAAGAGGATTCCTTTGGTTACTTCTTTAGCCTCTGAGATCTTGGCTGCTTATCTCATGCCTCCTGTTGAGTCTGGCTCTGTTGATTTCGCCGAGTTTGAGCCTAATCTTGTCTATTAGTAGCTGCAATGTCAAGTCTTGAGTTTACGGCTGGTTCTTGATTTCTTGTAATTGAATGATCGAAACTGAGAAAcatcgtctttttttttttgcaataaaCTTTTACTGCATATATTTGATCATATTGCGCATTGGACTTACttaaatttcagattttattgAACTGGTTGATACAGTTGAGTTtgcaacataaaaaaaaaacacattacaAAATCTACGAAAATATCCCTGGAAACAATCCTACCCTCTGTGTCTTGTGTAAAGGAGATTTATCCAGAGAGGATTAAATATGAAAGCTGAGCTCATTCCTCATTCCTCACTCAGATTTGGCCTTAggtttctcttgttcttcgGTGAGAGGCTTAAACACAACTTTGAAGAACCAAACTGCAAGCAACGTAGCCTTCACAGGTCCAAGCCAATACACAAGTAAATGCTCTTTCGTTATATGTTCACCGCGTGCATAAGCCCATCCCATAACCTGCAAAGATTCACACAAAAgcaaacattcaaaacaaagaTCGCTATTTGCTGAAATCACAATCAcaagacttttttttggtacatACAGCTGCAGGGTTCATGCATCCACCGGTAAGATCAGAGCCAAGAATATGAAGAGTTAACTTAGCAAGACTACCGATCCAAGTCTTCATGAAGAAACTTCCCGGGATTTTTCTTGTTAGTCCCATTGAGAGCAGTACAATGAAGAATGTTAGTATCCCTTCTGTTAAAGCACCGTGGTGAATTGCTACATTTAGTTTAGGTCCTTTCCCAATCTCAGGGAATACGTGAATGATATGCTTAACCGCAAGAATTGATCCTATTACCTgaaataacacaaaaccagAGTTTCACAATAGTATCATCTTTGATTACACATTAGAGCAAAAGATCTTCAAGATGAAGTCTTTATAAAACAATAGAGCATATAACCAAAATGATCTGGTTTTCAAAGAAGAACCCATCAGCTAaattctccttttttttctctaatttgaCATTTTACAACATTACACAAACCCTGAGACCTCTCTCTAACGAAGAGTCAATTtcaattaaaccaaaaaaagtcaACGAAACAAACCTCGACGGGGATTCGAACGAAGACGGAGAAGATGAAACTGCTGAAGCCACCGGAGACTCCAGCAGCCAAAGCGGTCAAAGGATTATAAAGCCCGCCTTTGGTGGCTTGTTGAAGGTAGGCGAAGATGaacatggagatgatagagAAGAGATAACGAACGATCTCACCGGAAGGATCGGTCCGGCTAAATCCAAGAACTCCATGGACTAAAATGTTGACCAGAACTCCTGCCCATATCCACATGAACGACAATACCAGATCAGTCACTACTAAACCGATTCGTCCCATTTTTCGATTCCAACGATGAGAACCAATTtctcagaaagaaagaaattaaaagttagCGTTTTTATGATCTGAATTTAGGATAATTGAGGACCGTTGAAGAGAATCGAGATTATATGATTGGCTCTAAGCGGCTGGTGAATTTAGCATATAATTGACGCTAGAGACATTGTTTGAGTCTGAGTCAGCTTCCGACAATAAAGGTTTTGGCTTTGGTGTGTCGTGATGAGATTATAGATTCTCTTCGATTTTGGAACGAGCTTCGGCTATTAACCAATAGACATCAACTAAAGTGATACGTTATTACTGGATAAAGTATTTACTTTACACAGTTAACtaataattacaaataaattacTACAATTAGCCTTCTTAAgaattgtttacaaaaaagCCCTCCAATTTTAACCTGCGACGGAAGTTTCCCCTCAGGAAAAATATGACCTTTTGATCTTTACACGCTTGGCTTTGGGTTGTAacttttgtctctcttctaTCGTTTATGGTGTTTGAAGCTTCAGCATTGGGAATGGATCTTTCCTTTTGAAAATAAGTTGTGAATATACGGAAAAATGTGACTTGTTAGTGGAGAAGCAATGCGTTTAAAGTGTTCGACAGAATGCCTCAGTGAGTTAGAGTTTCAGTTacctctgtttttgattataGCTCTTAGTGATCTCAGATTGGAGACGTTATCAGTCTTGGctaaattgattaattattactttttccgattttttttgttctgaagaaaatatgtttgtttatgaGAGGAAAGCTCGGAGATGCTAAGAATAGAGAAAAATGGGTCATGCTTGTTTCTCTAAATTTGAAGGCTTTCATTGGTTTGAGGAGATGAACGGTTTCTTCTTTGAACGACATAATTAGTTAAGATGAATTGACAAGAAAAGATGAAATGTCGGAGAGAATTTTTTTGATCCCTTAACTCTTTTGGCCAttggtttttctctctctctgattcttTGTTAGGTTTCCATGATTGTTCATATCAGCTTTCACTCCGAAAATGTTGCATTCtaaaagaccaaaaaacattcttttttcttgtgattCAATGGCATAGAGACAGGAAGTCACAGAGTAAAGACCATTGCAGATTTCTTCATGCTGCGTTTGATTTAATGGTTTTAGGTTtacactttgttttttcttttgcacaGAGTTCATGGTTTTCTCTTGTGTATGTGTACATTGATAGGATTGTTGTTTAGACAAgaacaaatatgttttctgAGTTTATGTTCTAGGATATACATATAGGTATCTTAGAGAAaagttttattagtttaagaAGATGAGCAAGGAACAAAGCTGTGTTCTAAAGGCTTGGGAGGTGACCGTAAGAAAGACCCAACAAGCGAAGAAGCGTGCAAACAGCATTTTTGGGACGGTATCTGTAGCTCCACAGACAGATGATGATGCTACTACTACGACTGAGGAGAATGATGATGAGACCAGCACTAACAGAAGCAGCATAGGGGAATTGTACCATGCAGAGAGAATACTTCCTAATGGAGACTATTATACAGGGCAATGGTATGATAGTTTTCCTCACGGGCATGGGAAGTATCTTTGGACAGATGGTTGCATGTACATTGGTGACTGGTACAACGGGAAGACTATGGGAAGAGGGAAGTTCGGGTGGCCTTCTGGTGCCACATATGAAGGCGAATTCAAAAGTGGATACATGGATGGTGTTGGCCTTTACACAGGTCCTAGTGGAGATACTTATAAAGGTCAGTGGGTGATGAACCTGAAACATGGACATGGAATCAAGCGTTTCGCGAATGGAGATGTGTATGATGGTGAATGGAGGAGGGGTTTGCAAGAAGCCCAAGGAAAGTATCAGTGGAGAGATGGGAGCTATTACATGGGGGAATGGAAGAACGCTACGATCTGTGGCAAAGGTACTTTTATTTGGACGGATGGGAATAGATACGACGGATTTTGGGATGACGGTTTTCCTAGAGGAAACGGTACTTTCAAATGGGCTGATGGGAGTTTCTACGTTGGTCATTGGTCTAATGATCCGGAAGAGATGAACGGTACTTATTATCCATCAGGAGACGACGGGAGTCCTGAATGGGATCCTAAAGACGTGTTTACTAATCTGAGTGAGTACAAGATCTGCAGCGGAGAGAGAGTTCCTGTGTTGCCTTCACAGAAAAAGCTATCTGTTTGGAACTCTTCCAAACGTGTCGAGAAACCGAGGAGGATGTCTGTTGACGGGAGGGTAAGTGTGGGTGTAGATAGAGCGTTTGAGAAGATGAATATGTGGGGAACCGAAAGCGGAGAAGGTGCTGCTGATATTGATTCCACCACGAGGAGGGACTTGGATGCTGAAATGATGAGACTAGAGGCTGAAGGGTTCATTCAGAGCCTGAGACCGAGCCCTGCACCTATGAGATTGCCAAGGGCAGGGAGGAAGCAAGGCGAGACGATATCTAAAGGCCACCGGAATTACGAGCTTATGCTTAATCTACAGCTTGGAATCAGGTAAATATCCCAGTTTGCTGCCTCATTTATACAATTTGAAGTTTTGTTGATGTATAAGCGCTCATGTGAAATGTATTTGCTTACGCAGACATGCTGTTGGAAAACAAGCTCCGGTTGTGTCTCTTGATCTTAAGCATTCGGCTTTTGATCCAAAGGAGAAGGTATGGACAAGATTTCCACCAGAAGGAACCAAATACACACCTCCTCATCAATCTAGTGAATTCAAATGGAAAGACTATTGCCCATTAGTTTTTAGGTGAGATCAAATAACATTAGGCTTTACTTATTTCCCATCTGTACGTATTCTCACACACTGTTATGCTAATTTTATCTATCTTTAGGAGCTTGAGGAAGCTATTCAAGGTAGACCCAGCTGATTACATGTTATCGATCTGCGGGAATGATGCCCTTCGGGAGCTATCATCCCCTGGTAAGAGTGGAAGCTTTTTCTACTTGACAAATGATGATCGTTACATGATAAAGACAATGAAGAAGTCTGAAACTAAAgtgagtttgttttattttaaaatgacaAGATGAAAAATATGTAGCTGCTATTAACTTTATTCTGGAATTATATAATGCAGGTGCTTCTGAGGATGCTTGCAGCATATTACAACCATGTTCGAGCATTTGAGAACACTTTGGTCATTAGATTCTACGGTCTCCACTGTGTGAAGTTAACTGGACCAATCCAAAAGAAGGTAAGAATTAAGAACAATGCTAAACAGACAAAAAAACTGAGACTTggattttgattgaatatatCATCTCCTTTATTGCAAATTGCAGGTGCGGTTTGTCATTATGGGAAACCTATTTTGTTCTGAGTACTCCATCCACAGACGCTTTGATTTGAAAGGATCTTCTCTTGGCCGTACAACCGATAAACCTGAATCGGAAATCAATTCAAATACAATTTTGAAAGATCTTGATCTGAATTTCATTTTTAGACTACAGAAAGCTTGGTACCAAGAATTCATCAGGTTGGAGATTCATCAATCATTCTCTTTCCATTGACATTTTTCATTGTTATTTATTATGctgattgtgtttttgttcAGGCAAGTCGACAAAGACTGCGAGTTTCTAGAACAGGAGAGAATAATGGATTACAGTCTTCTGGTTGGGATTCATTTCAGAGAGGCATCAGTCGCTGGAGAGCTGATTCCTTCTGGAGCTCGCACACCTATTGGTTCGCTTTcctaacaaaaccaaatatcatATCTCTCCTTTGAAACCCGTGAAGCAAATGTATATGTTTCTTTCTCGCAACTGCAGGTGAATTTGAAGACGAATCAGCCCCTCGTCTCTCTAGAGCAGACGTGGATCAGCTTCTCTCTGATCCTACAAggtaaacacaaaacaaattaaactcAATCCTAGAAAGCAACTTTCTCGATTTCGGTTTTAAGAATAAATCTGTTGGCTGTTGCAGGTGGGCTAGTATCAGACTTGGAGGCAACATGCCGGCTCGAGCAGAGAGGACAATGAGGAGAAGCGACTGTGAGTTCCAGCTAGTTGGCGAACCGACAGGAGAGTACTATGAGGTTGTCATGATCTTTGGAATCATAGACATTCTTCAAGACTATGATATCAGCAAGAAACTAGAACACGCTTACAAGAGCATCCAGTACGATCCTACTTCAATCTCAGCCGTCGATCCGAGGCTGTACTCGAGACGTTTCCGTGATTTCATCTTCAAGGTCTTCACTGAGGATAATTGAAACAAGTCTCTTCTGTTTCTGGCTTTCACAGCTTTTCTTGTGGCTCAAGAAAAAAGGGCttaggtatatatatacactactacctttttcttttaagtttttaaatgtTCTGATTTTCTAATAAACTATGTAACAACAGTTGACATCTGTAGCagtgaatgttttttttttctctgtttatattgttttgttcaatCAATATTGACTCAGTACACAAATGATTTGGTCCAGATCAGTGTTAGATTCATATGAGAAAAGGACACAGctaaaaagaaatgagaacTAGTGGATAAACACACCATTATATGAATTAGTCACCTAGTTAAACGAGTTTTCACATTTCTCGTACAAGTACAACATCCTTTCACTTAATTCTTCGCAATTAATCTTGTAATCATCCATATTCTCCACTTGAAGATGCAAAGTGTAGAAGAGCCTCTCTCCTTGAGATCTTGATGATGAAACATCCACAAGAACAAACCCATCTTCTTCTATCCCACCCAACACATTTGATATCGAAAAGTTATGAATCTTGGACGATGAGACTTGGACCATCACTTCGTTGTCACCAAGCCTAGTGGCAGAAACCGTTGAGAGATAACTCGCGACCGCCTTTGGTTGCTGCTTATCGTAAAGCTCAAAGTCTCTTTGACCCGATACTCGTACCAaaatttcttccttcttttgtATTAGCCTCTTCACTTGCTGTTGCAGCTCTGGTATGTACTTTAAGCTCTTTGAAACCGTTTCAGGAATACTTAGCTTCTTCTGCaagaaagtaaagaaaaagaaataagggTTAACTCGGTGTTCTTCTTTAGAATTGTATAGCTGTATAGACGAGCTTATTAGAAACAGATGTAGATGACATATCAGAGTAGCTACTAGCGATCTTACCGATTGATCAGAAGCTGGAAGACATGAACGGAGAGATGAGAACAAAGTGTTGATCTTCTTGCGTCGGTCACGTTCACTAGCATTGTGATTAAGCTTCTTGACCACAACCGGATTGTTGTCTATCTCATTTCCTTCTGACGAAACAGATACTCCCAAGCTATTCTGATGATGAGTCACTTCATAAGTCTGTGGTACCGTCAATTCAAGAAATGTGCCGTTATTTAGGTTATCTCCGGCACCGTAATAGCTTTCGTATTGATTCGTTGACGGCCAACCGAAGTTTGTGAAAAATGAAGGGACTAATGCACACATTTTTTGCTTAATCAAGGACAAGGTtattgattctgtttttttcttgaagtTGTTTTGGTAGGAATATTATAGTCTCCTGATTATATATGCGGATGAAAgactaaagaaacaaatctctGTTGTTAAATATTGTTCaacaaactatataataagtGTTTTTATTCGTTGAGATTATATGATTGTGTTATACGACTTACATACTATAAAGAGAAATATTTAGGTCTCTATAGGGCATAGGTTGGCACGTGTCGAAGCCTATGTTCCACGCATGAACTAGGTTTAGTCACAAGCTCAGCATATTGTGTAAGAATCAAACATGTATATGACACGATAGTAAGATTATTGTTTACACATTGAAAGATGACTCATGCGAGTGAGAATGTTGAGAGCTCGTGGTAATCAGGTGGAAGATGCTTTGGGCGTCTTTACTTCC from Arabidopsis thaliana chromosome 3, partial sequence includes these protein-coding regions:
- the PIP5K4 gene encoding phosphatidyl inositol monophosphate 5 kinase 4, whose product is MSKEQSCVLKAWEVTVRKTQQAKKRANSIFGTVSVAPQTDDDATTTTEENDDETSTNRSSIGELYHAERILPNGDYYTGQWYDSFPHGHGKYLWTDGCMYIGDWYNGKTMGRGKFGWPSGATYEGEFKSGYMDGVGLYTGPSGDTYKGQWVMNLKHGHGIKRFANGDVYDGEWRRGLQEAQGKYQWRDGSYYMGEWKNATICGKGTFIWTDGNRYDGFWDDGFPRGNGTFKWADGSFYVGHWSNDPEEMNGTYYPSGDDGSPEWDPKDVFTNLSEYKICSGERVPVLPSQKKLSVWNSSKRVEKPRRMSVDGRVSVGVDRAFEKMNMWGTESGEGAADIDSTTRRDLDAEMMRLEAEGFIQSLRPSPAPMRLPRAGRKQGETISKGHRNYELMLNLQLGIRHAVGKQAPVVSLDLKHSAFDPKEKVWTRFPPEGTKYTPPHQSSEFKWKDYCPLVFRSLRKLFKVDPADYMLSICGNDALRELSSPGKSGSFFYLTNDDRYMIKTMKKSETKVLLRMLAAYYNHVRAFENTLVIRFYGLHCVKLTGPIQKKVRFVIMGNLFCSEYSIHRRFDLKGSSLGRTTDKPESEINSNTILKDLDLNFIFRLQKAWYQEFIRQVDKDCEFLEQERIMDYSLLVGIHFREASVAGELIPSGARTPIGEFEDESAPRLSRADVDQLLSDPTRWASIRLGGNMPARAERTMRRSDCEFQLVGEPTGEYYEVVMIFGIIDILQDYDISKKLEHAYKSIQYDPTSISAVDPRLYSRRFRDFIFKVFTEDN
- the bHLH38 gene encoding basic helix-loop-helix (bHLH) DNA-binding superfamily protein (BHLH038; FUNCTIONS IN: DNA binding, sequence-specific DNA binding transcription factor activity; INVOLVED IN: regulation of transcription; LOCATED IN: nucleus; CONTAINS InterPro DOMAIN/s: Achaete-scute transcription factor related (InterPro:IPR015660), Helix-loop-helix DNA-binding domain (InterPro:IPR001092), Helix-loop-helix DNA-binding (InterPro:IPR011598); BEST Arabidopsis thaliana protein match is: basic helix-loop-helix (bHLH) DNA-binding superfamily protein (TAIR:AT3G56980.1); Has 474 Blast hits to 474 proteins in 70 species: Archae - 0; Bacteria - 0; Metazoa - 91; Fungi - 14; Plants - 368; Viruses - 0; Other Eukaryotes - 1 (source: NCBI BLink).), whose product is MCALVPSFFTNFGWPSTNQYESYYGAGDNLNNGTFLELTVPQTYEVTHHQNSLGVSVSSEGNEIDNNPVVVKKLNHNASERDRRKKINTLFSSLRSCLPASDQSKKLSIPETVSKSLKYIPELQQQVKRLIQKKEEILVRVSGQRDFELYDKQQPKAVASYLSTVSATRLGDNEVMVQVSSSKIHNFSISNVLGGIEEDGFVLVDVSSSRSQGERLFYTLHLQVENMDDYKINCEELSERMLYLYEKCENSFN